From a single Chitinophaga sp. Cy-1792 genomic region:
- a CDS encoding murein L,D-transpeptidase family protein: protein MKRLIVLALMLLAGGTLFAQQSFLENQKMYPKVGEAYRQKEELLRKEFEKKGLAYPARYIFIRSFKLDSEMEIWVKNNPQDTFRLFKSYRVCTLSGKMGPKRKEGDRQVPEGFYYINDFNPNSNYHLSLGINYPNFSDRILSDQKQPGKEIYIHGNCITVGCIPLTDEFIDEVYILAVNAKNAGQDFIPVHVFPVKFSNNRSVEYLGNFPVGDSISRPFWANLKSAYEYFEQHHKLPVVMIDDKGKYIM, encoded by the coding sequence ATGAAGCGACTTATCGTACTCGCACTGATGTTGTTGGCAGGGGGCACTTTGTTTGCCCAGCAATCTTTTCTTGAGAACCAGAAAATGTATCCTAAAGTAGGAGAAGCATACCGTCAGAAAGAAGAATTGCTTAGAAAGGAATTTGAAAAGAAAGGACTGGCCTATCCGGCCAGGTATATTTTTATTCGCTCTTTCAAGCTCGACAGTGAAATGGAAATCTGGGTGAAAAACAATCCCCAGGACACTTTCCGCCTGTTCAAATCCTACAGGGTATGTACCTTGTCCGGAAAAATGGGGCCTAAAAGAAAAGAAGGCGACCGTCAGGTACCGGAAGGGTTCTACTATATTAATGATTTCAACCCCAACAGCAACTACCATCTGTCGCTGGGTATAAATTATCCTAACTTTTCAGACCGTATCCTGAGCGATCAGAAACAGCCTGGAAAAGAAATCTATATCCATGGTAACTGTATTACCGTTGGATGTATCCCGTTAACAGACGAGTTCATCGACGAAGTATACATCCTCGCGGTAAACGCCAAGAATGCCGGCCAGGACTTTATTCCTGTTCACGTATTCCCGGTGAAGTTCAGCAATAACCGCTCTGTTGAGTACCTGGGCAATTTCCCGGTAGGCGATTCCATCAGCCGTCCTTTCTGGGCCAATCTCAAATCGGCCTACGAATATTTTGAACAGCACCACAAATTGCCGGTAGTAATGATCGACGACAAAGGAAAATACATTATGTAA
- a CDS encoding beta-galactosidase family protein, which yields MKKVILSGMLALSCWMGQGAMAQGKHSFELSKTDFLLDGKPFQIISGEMHPARIPHEYWRHRIQMAKAMGCNTIAAYVFWNYHETEKGKFDFSTTNHNIAEFIKIAQQEGMWVMLRPGPYVCAEWEFGGLPSYLLQTPDIKVRCSDPRYLENVQRYVDALSAEIKPLLVTNGGPVVMVQVENEYGSYGNDKQYLYALKDMWVKNGINVPFYTADGPTPFMLEAGGVPGAAIGLDSGGSEADFEQAKKQNPNVPSFSSESYPGWLTHWGEQWQRPGTEGIAKEVKFLMDTKRSFNLYVIHGGTNFGYMAGANSGGKGGYEPDVTSYDYDAPINEQGDTTAKYMALRNLIGSYLPKGKKLPAIPKAIPTTTFAAVTLQPMTTVWDQLPEPVHTPQPVPFEALGQDYGFMVYKTKLIGHKSGKLTIKDLHDYATVFLNGKFVGKLDRRLGEKTIDLPKSDVQDPILEILVEGMGRINFAEAMIDRKGITDRVVLNGMTLMQWEQYKLPMNEQFIQQLQPKHGGNDSREGKFFKASFELPAANDTYIDMSAFKKGIVWVNGHNLGRYWEIGPQKHLYCPASWLKKGSNDIVVFDLLQQEPASVQGVRTLE from the coding sequence ATGAAAAAGGTGATACTGAGTGGGATGCTCGCATTATCCTGCTGGATGGGCCAGGGCGCAATGGCGCAAGGCAAACATTCCTTTGAGTTAAGTAAAACGGATTTTCTGCTGGATGGCAAACCATTTCAGATTATCAGTGGTGAAATGCATCCGGCCCGTATCCCGCATGAATACTGGCGTCACCGCATTCAGATGGCGAAAGCAATGGGGTGTAATACAATAGCAGCCTATGTTTTCTGGAACTATCATGAAACGGAGAAAGGAAAATTTGACTTCTCTACTACCAATCATAACATCGCGGAATTTATTAAAATAGCGCAGCAGGAAGGGATGTGGGTGATGCTCAGACCAGGCCCTTATGTTTGTGCAGAATGGGAATTTGGTGGCTTGCCATCCTATCTCCTGCAAACGCCGGATATCAAAGTACGTTGTTCCGATCCGCGTTACCTGGAAAATGTACAACGCTATGTAGATGCATTGTCTGCTGAAATCAAACCTTTGCTGGTAACCAATGGCGGCCCTGTCGTAATGGTGCAGGTAGAAAATGAATATGGCAGCTATGGCAACGATAAACAATATTTATATGCCTTGAAAGATATGTGGGTGAAAAACGGTATCAACGTACCTTTTTATACCGCTGACGGACCTACGCCGTTTATGCTGGAAGCAGGCGGAGTGCCGGGAGCAGCCATAGGACTGGATTCTGGTGGCTCTGAGGCTGATTTCGAACAGGCAAAGAAACAAAACCCAAATGTACCTTCCTTCAGTAGTGAATCCTATCCTGGCTGGCTGACACATTGGGGTGAGCAATGGCAACGCCCGGGCACCGAAGGCATCGCCAAAGAGGTGAAATTCCTGATGGATACCAAACGCTCATTCAACCTCTATGTTATCCACGGTGGTACCAACTTCGGTTATATGGCCGGCGCCAACTCAGGCGGTAAAGGCGGTTATGAACCCGATGTTACCAGCTACGATTACGACGCGCCTATCAACGAACAGGGAGATACTACCGCCAAATATATGGCACTGCGCAACCTGATTGGTTCCTATCTTCCTAAAGGAAAAAAATTACCTGCCATCCCTAAGGCTATTCCAACTACTACCTTTGCTGCTGTTACATTGCAGCCAATGACTACCGTATGGGATCAGCTGCCGGAGCCGGTACATACACCGCAGCCGGTGCCTTTCGAGGCTTTAGGGCAGGATTATGGCTTCATGGTTTATAAAACCAAACTGATTGGTCATAAGAGCGGTAAACTCACTATTAAAGACCTGCACGACTATGCAACAGTTTTCCTCAATGGTAAATTCGTAGGTAAGCTGGACCGCAGGTTGGGAGAGAAGACCATCGACCTGCCTAAGTCGGATGTACAAGACCCTATATTGGAAATCCTGGTAGAAGGCATGGGCCGTATCAATTTCGCCGAGGCGATGATCGACCGCAAAGGTATTACCGACAGGGTAGTGCTCAACGGCATGACCCTCATGCAATGGGAGCAATACAAACTACCTATGAATGAGCAGTTTATTCAGCAGCTGCAGCCAAAACATGGCGGCAACGACAGCAGAGAAGGTAAGTTCTTTAAAGCCAGCTTCGAACTGCCGGCAGCAAATGATACCTATATCGATATGTCAGCCTTTAAAAAAGGTATTGTATGGGTAAATGGTCATAACCTCGGCCGTTACTGGGAAATCGGGCCTCAAAAGCACCTGTATTGCCCTGCTTCCTGGCTGAAGAAAGGCAGCAACGACATCGTTGTGTTTGACCTGTTACAGCAGGAACCGGCGAGTGTGCAGGGTGTGCGTACACTGGAATAA
- a CDS encoding gluconate 2-dehydrogenase subunit 3 family protein, which yields MHRRDAIRNVAILLGTAISASTLSALEGCTGSAPKNYDLTKPQTKNMVAEVAETIIPTTDTPGAKAGKVDEFIITMMNDCYKKEDQALFLEGLTKIDEASNKKFKKAFLDLTPEQRTEVLTDIDKERVAYNKDKKKDDKAHYFQFMKELTLLGYFTSEPGATKALRYVAVPGHYDGCIPYKKGDKAWAT from the coding sequence ATGCACAGAAGAGACGCAATAAGGAATGTGGCGATTTTGTTGGGGACTGCCATTTCCGCTTCCACGTTATCAGCCTTAGAAGGTTGTACAGGCTCCGCTCCTAAAAATTATGATCTCACCAAGCCACAAACGAAAAACATGGTGGCTGAGGTCGCGGAAACCATCATTCCTACCACCGACACACCAGGCGCTAAAGCCGGTAAGGTAGATGAATTCATCATCACCATGATGAACGATTGTTACAAGAAAGAAGATCAGGCACTGTTCCTGGAAGGGTTGACTAAAATCGACGAAGCCAGCAACAAGAAATTCAAAAAAGCATTTCTTGACCTGACTCCTGAACAACGCACCGAAGTACTTACCGATATCGATAAGGAACGCGTTGCCTACAATAAGGACAAGAAGAAAGATGACAAAGCACACTACTTCCAGTTTATGAAAGAACTGACGCTGCTGGGCTATTTCACCTCTGAGCCTGGTGCTACCAAAGCACTGCGTTATGTTGCCGTTCCTGGTCACTACGATGGCTGTATCCCTTACAAAAAAGGTGACAAAGCCTGGGCTACCTGA
- a CDS encoding AraC family transcriptional regulator — MVLTTEALPALPLRDFISSYCLREIDTNGTDLVKAIHAIDQSFMTFWISKTPLLYTTGKGVENLNIKERQLLCIPSRFQGYQTYNGRYSFFSVNLKANGFYRIFNVPMQLLSDSVVNSDDVIGKEVSFLQEQLEESANLQEMKAAADAFFLSKLIRNTTSGTGDRITAAALAINASPESLNVRQLASSVNMSLRALEQHFLAQVGMPPKLYARVSRFMRAMGMKMSDANIHWTTIAHSCGYFDQMHLVKDFKAFTGQSPRAFMQGSPPPAELFGPVLE, encoded by the coding sequence ATGGTACTCACAACTGAAGCATTGCCTGCACTGCCTCTCCGAGATTTTATCAGTAGTTATTGCCTTCGGGAAATAGATACTAATGGTACAGACCTGGTAAAAGCGATCCATGCTATTGATCAGTCATTTATGACCTTCTGGATATCTAAAACCCCTTTATTGTATACTACCGGTAAGGGAGTAGAAAACCTTAATATTAAAGAGCGGCAACTGCTTTGTATTCCCAGCAGGTTTCAGGGATACCAGACCTACAACGGCCGTTACAGCTTTTTCTCTGTTAATCTTAAAGCGAACGGTTTCTACCGGATTTTTAATGTGCCGATGCAGTTACTGAGTGATTCCGTCGTAAATAGTGACGATGTAATAGGGAAGGAGGTGAGTTTCCTGCAGGAGCAATTGGAAGAGTCTGCTAATCTCCAGGAGATGAAAGCTGCTGCGGATGCATTTTTCCTTAGCAAGCTCATTCGTAATACAACTTCCGGGACTGGTGACCGCATTACGGCGGCTGCACTGGCTATCAATGCCAGCCCGGAATCCTTGAATGTCAGGCAGCTGGCTTCCAGCGTAAATATGAGTCTCCGCGCCCTGGAACAGCATTTCCTGGCCCAGGTAGGCATGCCGCCCAAGTTGTATGCCAGGGTCTCCCGGTTTATGAGGGCTATGGGTATGAAGATGTCTGATGCGAATATCCACTGGACCACCATCGCCCATTCCTGTGGTTATTTCGACCAGATGCACCTGGTCAAAGACTTTAAAGCCTTTACCGGACAATCTCCCCGGGCCTTCATGCAAGGCTCTCCCCCGCCAGCAGAACTTTTCGGCCCTGTTTTAGAATAA
- a CDS encoding GMC oxidoreductase has protein sequence MNLNIKAQKENTYDAIVVGSGISGGWAAKELSEKGLKTLVLERGRNVEHIKDYTTAMMAPWEFKHHLQHTNEMREKHPIQSQCYAFDEGTQQFWVNDLENPYNQVKPFNWLRGYHVGGRSLMWGRQVYRWSDLDFEANAKDGHGVDWPIRYKDIAPWYEYVERYIGVSGQAEGLPQLPDGIFMPAMDMNCLEKDVAARIKQHFTDRIMTIGRVAHVTQKHHDRGPCQSRNLCARGCPFTGYFSSNGVTLPAAAATGNMTLRPDSIVLEVLYDKDTSKATGVRIMDAHTKQTIEYYAKIIFLNGSTLGTTSIMLNSVSDRFPNGFGNDSGQLGHNLMDHHFGVGAYGDTEDFQDQYYNAGRRPNGIYIPRFRNVNAATAQKDYVRGFGYQGGAGRGRGTGFDGIGVELKEAQSIPGKWSMGIGSWGEHLPYFENKVSLNKEKKDKYGLPTLDIDCEFKENEKAMRKDMQQSAVEMLEAAGLKNVGSYDGAPPPGHCIHEMGTARMGRDPKTSVLNGFNQVHAAQNVFVTDGACMASSSCVNPSITYMALTARACDHAVSELKKGNI, from the coding sequence ATGAACCTGAATATAAAAGCTCAGAAAGAAAATACCTACGACGCCATCGTTGTAGGCTCCGGCATCAGTGGCGGCTGGGCAGCAAAAGAGCTCAGTGAGAAAGGCCTCAAAACATTGGTACTCGAAAGAGGTCGCAATGTGGAGCATATCAAGGATTACACTACTGCAATGATGGCTCCGTGGGAGTTTAAACATCACCTGCAACATACCAACGAGATGCGTGAAAAGCATCCTATCCAGAGCCAGTGCTATGCCTTTGATGAAGGTACACAGCAGTTCTGGGTAAACGATCTGGAAAATCCCTACAACCAGGTGAAGCCGTTTAACTGGCTCCGTGGCTACCATGTTGGTGGCCGCTCACTCATGTGGGGCCGCCAGGTATACCGCTGGAGCGATCTCGATTTTGAAGCCAATGCAAAAGACGGTCATGGTGTAGACTGGCCTATCCGTTATAAAGATATTGCACCATGGTATGAGTATGTAGAACGCTATATCGGTGTGAGCGGACAGGCAGAAGGCCTCCCGCAGCTGCCGGATGGTATCTTCATGCCGGCAATGGATATGAACTGCCTGGAGAAAGACGTGGCAGCTCGTATCAAACAACACTTCACCGATCGTATCATGACCATCGGCCGTGTGGCACACGTAACACAGAAACATCACGACAGAGGTCCCTGCCAGTCAAGAAACCTTTGTGCACGCGGATGTCCGTTTACAGGCTATTTCAGCAGCAACGGCGTAACACTGCCTGCAGCAGCAGCTACCGGTAATATGACCTTACGCCCTGATTCTATCGTGCTGGAAGTACTCTATGATAAGGATACATCCAAAGCAACCGGCGTCAGAATCATGGATGCCCATACCAAACAGACCATCGAGTATTATGCTAAAATCATCTTCCTCAATGGTTCTACACTGGGTACCACCTCCATCATGCTCAACTCCGTTTCCGACCGCTTCCCTAACGGTTTCGGTAACGACAGCGGTCAGCTGGGCCATAACCTGATGGACCATCATTTCGGTGTCGGCGCATATGGTGATACAGAGGACTTCCAGGACCAGTACTACAACGCTGGCCGTCGCCCTAACGGTATCTATATTCCACGCTTCCGTAACGTGAACGCAGCAACGGCACAGAAAGATTATGTGCGTGGCTTCGGTTACCAGGGCGGTGCAGGCAGAGGTAGAGGAACCGGCTTTGATGGCATCGGCGTTGAACTGAAAGAAGCACAGAGCATTCCTGGCAAATGGAGCATGGGCATTGGTTCATGGGGTGAACATCTGCCTTACTTTGAAAATAAAGTATCGCTCAATAAAGAGAAGAAAGATAAGTACGGACTGCCAACCCTCGACATCGACTGCGAATTCAAAGAGAATGAAAAAGCGATGAGGAAGGATATGCAGCAAAGTGCTGTTGAAATGCTGGAAGCTGCCGGTCTGAAAAATGTAGGCAGTTATGATGGTGCTCCACCTCCGGGCCACTGTATCCATGAAATGGGTACTGCCCGCATGGGACGCGATCCGAAAACTTCTGTGCTCAATGGTTTCAACCAGGTACATGCTGCGCAGAACGTATTCGTAACTGATGGCGCATGTATGGCTTCTTCTTCCTGCGTGAACCCGTCTATTACCTATATGGCGCTCACCGCACGCGCATGCGATCATGCCGTGTCTGAACTGAAGAAAGGTAATATCTGA
- a CDS encoding GMC oxidoreductase encodes MNLNTKAQAQNTYDAIVIGSGVSGGWAAKELTEKGLKVLMLDRGKQLEHVKDYETATKDPWEFPHRGRLTVDQRETHPKLSRDYPYSEHNEKYWINDSQSPYNEVKRFDWYRPDIVGGKSIMWGRQSYRWSDLDFEANLKDGIAVDWPIRYKDLAPWYDYVEKFAGISGTREGLPQLPDGQFMPAMPMNCVELDVKKSIENKYKGRILTMGRVANITEPLPGREKCQFRNLCSRGCPFGAYFSTQSSTLPAAMATGNLTLRPDSIVNSIIYDEKLGKATGVRVIDKHSKDMVEYYAKIIFVNGSTLGTTFVLMNSTSNRFQNGLGNDSGVLGKYLMDHHFRTGASGTAEGYDDKYFYGRRANGIYIPRYRNVGSDKRDYLRGFGYQGGASRGSLWSKGIAEMGVGKDFKDSLVEPGTWSMGLGGFGECLPYEDNMVTLDHSVKDAWGQPVLKFDVEFKENEKKMRVDMMNDAAEMLEAAGMKNIKTYDNGSWPGMAIHEMGTARMGRDPKTSILNGNNQLHAVPNVFVTDGASMTSAACVNPSLTYMAMTARAADFAVKELKKGNL; translated from the coding sequence ATGAACTTAAATACAAAAGCACAGGCTCAGAATACATATGATGCTATTGTGATCGGTTCCGGTGTGAGCGGTGGCTGGGCTGCCAAAGAGCTGACCGAAAAAGGACTAAAGGTATTAATGCTGGATCGTGGTAAACAACTGGAACATGTGAAAGACTACGAAACCGCTACCAAAGATCCGTGGGAATTCCCTCACCGTGGCCGCCTGACAGTTGATCAGCGCGAAACACATCCTAAGCTGAGCCGCGATTATCCATATAGTGAGCACAACGAAAAATACTGGATCAACGATTCCCAGTCGCCATACAATGAAGTAAAACGCTTTGACTGGTACCGTCCGGATATCGTTGGTGGTAAATCGATCATGTGGGGCCGCCAGTCGTACCGCTGGAGTGATCTCGATTTCGAAGCCAACCTGAAAGACGGCATCGCCGTTGACTGGCCTATCCGTTACAAAGATCTCGCACCATGGTATGATTATGTAGAGAAATTTGCCGGTATCAGCGGTACCCGCGAAGGACTGCCTCAGCTCCCTGATGGCCAGTTCATGCCAGCAATGCCAATGAACTGCGTTGAGCTGGACGTTAAAAAAAGCATTGAAAACAAATATAAAGGCCGTATCCTGACAATGGGTCGTGTGGCAAACATCACCGAACCACTGCCAGGCCGCGAAAAATGCCAGTTCCGTAACCTCTGCAGCCGTGGCTGTCCGTTCGGTGCATACTTTAGCACCCAGTCATCCACACTGCCGGCAGCAATGGCTACGGGTAACCTGACACTTCGCCCTGACTCCATCGTTAACTCCATCATCTATGATGAGAAACTGGGTAAGGCAACAGGTGTACGTGTTATCGACAAGCATTCCAAAGACATGGTGGAATACTACGCTAAAATCATCTTCGTAAATGGATCTACCTTAGGTACCACTTTCGTACTGATGAACTCTACCTCCAACCGCTTCCAGAACGGTTTAGGTAATGATAGCGGCGTATTGGGTAAATACCTCATGGACCACCACTTCCGCACAGGTGCTTCCGGTACTGCTGAAGGCTACGATGATAAATACTTCTACGGTCGCCGTGCAAACGGTATCTATATTCCTCGTTACCGCAACGTAGGCAGCGATAAACGTGACTACCTCCGTGGCTTCGGCTACCAGGGTGGCGCTAGTCGTGGTTCCCTGTGGAGCAAAGGTATCGCTGAAATGGGCGTAGGTAAAGACTTCAAGGATTCACTGGTTGAACCAGGTACCTGGTCCATGGGATTAGGTGGCTTCGGAGAATGCTTACCTTATGAAGATAACATGGTAACGCTCGACCACTCTGTGAAAGATGCATGGGGCCAGCCAGTGCTGAAGTTCGATGTTGAATTCAAAGAGAATGAAAAGAAAATGCGCGTAGATATGATGAACGATGCTGCCGAAATGCTCGAAGCTGCCGGTATGAAAAACATCAAAACCTACGACAACGGCTCCTGGCCAGGTATGGCGATCCATGAAATGGGTACCGCTCGTATGGGCCGCGATCCTAAAACTTCCATTCTCAACGGAAACAACCAGCTCCATGCTGTGCCTAACGTCTTCGTAACAGACGGCGCCAGCATGACATCTGCTGCATGCGTGAACCCTTCTCTGACTTACATGGCCATGACTGCACGCGCAGCCGATTTCGCCGTGAAAGAACTGAAGAAAGGTAATCTCTGA
- a CDS encoding outer membrane beta-barrel protein, giving the protein MKKFMIALGMLMFLMVASYAQQSAARNGKISVKISDNKGKPLPFANVLLRNSKDSSLIKGELSTETGACNFSEVANGSYYIQASQMGYNTFLSQAFTIDAAHKSINIDSISLAPLNKTLQTVNVTAQKPFIEHEPGKTVLNVESSPTAAGNTALDLIKRAPGVHLDNNENVILQGKSVQVMIDGKLTYLSGEQLTNLLKTTPAENIAQIELMTTPPAKYDAAGNGGIINIKTKKGKLTGINGSVNGTYTQAYYPSGNVGANFNWRTEKFNLYGNGNLGRYRNHVDRVFHRTFEDSTGASALRQDITQRNRFDDNSYKVGLDYFLTEKHTVGVLFNGYNNAFRSEIPTTTKLYRPNMPPDSTLSSMTKNNNNFDNYSVNLNYKGVLDTSGKEISVDADYATFTNRRHMLLNDSMLDNHTGQFHNMNGIQNNTKTNITIKSLKADLVWPLGKQGKLETGVKASFVTTNNKMLYDSLLQGKYVRAFTQSDEFDYQEDVYAAYGSYKKTIQKTSFTVGGRFEYTRSHGYSHTMDSVVENNYLNFFPNINIEQKLNDKNKISLAFTRRIDRPDYGQLNPFLWYLDRYTFRQGNPFLKPQYTNNLEFSYVLKDKYIFTLGYSRIKNIIEEFLKQNDSTKTTLSTDLNYPHADFVHLAATVPVDVTKWWHMDNNGNFGYTSYLVQAGTGPLETRSNWNYDFNTTQTFTLPKDYKIEVTGYYQSPFIFGIFTGKPQYNMNVGIQKAFWDKRATIKLNANNLLRNQVFQGVAKYQNLNMSIDNTWQYKQFGIYFSYKFGSNTIKAARDRQTGTSAESKRAG; this is encoded by the coding sequence ATGAAAAAGTTCATGATAGCGTTGGGAATGCTAATGTTCCTGATGGTGGCTTCGTATGCTCAGCAGTCAGCAGCCAGAAACGGAAAAATATCAGTTAAGATCAGCGACAACAAAGGGAAACCATTACCATTCGCAAACGTCCTTTTACGTAATTCTAAAGATTCTTCCCTTATTAAAGGTGAATTAAGCACCGAAACAGGCGCCTGCAATTTCTCCGAAGTTGCCAATGGATCCTATTATATCCAGGCCTCCCAGATGGGCTATAATACCTTTCTTTCCCAAGCCTTTACCATAGATGCTGCCCATAAAAGCATCAATATAGACAGTATCTCCCTTGCCCCGCTCAATAAGACATTACAGACCGTAAATGTTACTGCACAGAAACCATTTATTGAACACGAACCTGGCAAAACAGTCCTCAACGTGGAGAGCAGCCCCACCGCTGCCGGCAACACCGCACTGGACCTGATTAAAAGAGCTCCTGGTGTACACCTGGACAATAACGAAAACGTTATCCTGCAAGGTAAATCAGTACAGGTAATGATAGATGGTAAGCTCACCTATCTTTCCGGCGAGCAACTTACCAACCTGTTGAAAACCACACCGGCAGAGAATATCGCACAAATCGAACTAATGACTACTCCTCCGGCTAAGTATGATGCTGCCGGTAATGGGGGTATCATCAACATAAAAACAAAAAAAGGAAAACTGACCGGGATAAATGGTAGCGTTAATGGTACCTATACCCAGGCCTATTATCCTTCCGGGAATGTTGGCGCGAATTTCAACTGGCGTACAGAGAAATTCAACCTCTATGGCAATGGAAACCTTGGCCGTTACAGGAACCACGTAGACCGCGTTTTCCACCGCACCTTTGAAGACAGTACCGGCGCATCTGCACTCCGCCAGGATATTACCCAGCGCAACAGATTCGATGACAACAGCTACAAAGTTGGGCTGGACTATTTCCTGACCGAAAAGCATACAGTAGGCGTTCTCTTTAATGGCTACAACAACGCTTTCAGATCAGAGATACCTACCACCACGAAGCTCTACAGACCTAATATGCCACCGGATTCTACCCTGAGCTCCATGACAAAAAACAACAATAATTTCGATAACTATTCTGTAAACCTCAACTATAAAGGGGTACTGGATACCAGCGGCAAGGAAATCAGTGTAGATGCGGATTATGCGACCTTCACCAACCGCCGTCATATGTTACTGAACGATAGTATGTTAGATAATCATACCGGGCAGTTCCACAACATGAACGGCATTCAGAACAATACAAAAACAAATATTACCATTAAGAGTCTGAAAGCTGACCTGGTATGGCCACTGGGCAAACAGGGCAAGCTGGAAACCGGTGTGAAGGCATCTTTTGTAACGACCAATAACAAGATGTTGTATGACTCTTTATTACAGGGCAAATATGTACGCGCCTTCACGCAGAGTGATGAATTTGATTACCAGGAAGATGTGTACGCAGCTTACGGCAGTTATAAAAAGACGATCCAGAAAACCAGTTTCACCGTTGGCGGAAGATTTGAATATACCCGCTCCCATGGCTATTCTCACACCATGGATAGTGTAGTGGAAAATAACTACCTGAACTTCTTCCCGAACATTAATATTGAACAAAAACTCAATGATAAAAATAAAATCAGCTTAGCCTTTACCAGGAGAATCGATCGCCCGGACTATGGCCAGCTGAATCCATTCCTCTGGTACCTGGACAGGTATACATTCCGCCAGGGAAATCCTTTCCTGAAGCCACAGTACACCAATAACCTTGAGTTCTCCTATGTGTTGAAAGACAAATACATCTTCACCCTTGGTTATAGCAGAATCAAAAATATCATTGAAGAGTTCCTGAAGCAGAACGACAGTACGAAAACCACGCTCAGCACGGACCTTAACTATCCGCATGCCGACTTCGTGCACCTGGCTGCTACAGTACCTGTGGACGTAACCAAATGGTGGCATATGGATAACAACGGTAACTTCGGATATACTTCCTACCTGGTACAGGCCGGAACAGGACCGCTGGAAACCAGGAGTAACTGGAACTATGACTTTAATACTACCCAGACCTTTACCTTACCTAAGGACTACAAAATAGAAGTGACTGGCTATTATCAATCACCATTCATTTTTGGGATTTTCACCGGTAAGCCACAGTATAATATGAATGTGGGTATTCAGAAAGCCTTCTGGGATAAGCGTGCCACCATTAAGCTGAATGCCAACAACCTGTTGCGCAACCAGGTGTTCCAGGGTGTGGCAAAGTATCAGAACCTGAATATGAGTATCGACAATACCTGGCAGTATAAACAATTTGGAATCTACTTCAGCTATAAATTCGGTAGTAACACCATTAAAGCCGCCCGTGACCGGCAAACAGGCACCAGTGCTGAGTCTAAACGCGCTGGTTGA
- a CDS encoding CBS domain-containing protein: MGKVRNILEAKGLAVYSIRPDNTVLEGIQMLVDRNVGALTVVDHNGNFLGIFSERDYARRVILKGRASKDTLISEIMTENPITVTPDNSIEDCMVMMTEKHIRHLPVVDNQHQLIGLISIGDVVKYIIDDQKHIISSLELYISGSHS, translated from the coding sequence ATGGGAAAAGTTCGTAACATCCTGGAAGCCAAGGGTCTTGCGGTTTACTCCATACGCCCGGATAATACAGTATTAGAAGGTATTCAGATGCTCGTCGATCGTAACGTAGGGGCACTGACAGTGGTAGACCACAACGGCAACTTCCTTGGTATTTTCTCCGAACGCGATTATGCCCGTCGTGTCATTCTTAAAGGAAGGGCATCTAAAGACACGCTTATCAGCGAAATCATGACCGAAAACCCAATTACGGTCACTCCTGACAATTCAATTGAAGACTGTATGGTAATGATGACTGAAAAACACATCCGTCATCTCCCGGTTGTAGACAATCAACACCAACTGATCGGACTTATCTCTATTGGCGACGTAGTAAAGTATATCATCGACGACCAGAAACACATCATCTCCAGCCTCGAACTCTACATCAGCGGTAGTCATTCCTGA
- a CDS encoding DUF6252 family protein, with the protein MKYFILPSIGLLAAGLMLSCGGSHDKTGTNAAQVASEIQSAEKAHTPGAIATSASGYYMKAKLDSKDWSAAEMLPVAGTDRVLGKNNGESISIPVDTRQLKSGAVISFGEGNAVDLSTNDDVGIWAGKSGEMTITKMDKDWIEGTFHFTATSSRSSRQLAVTDGVFRVAMPASGNE; encoded by the coding sequence ATGAAATATTTCATTCTTCCTTCGATAGGTCTGCTGGCAGCTGGTTTGATGCTGTCCTGCGGCGGTAGTCATGATAAAACCGGTACTAATGCAGCACAGGTTGCCAGTGAGATTCAATCGGCTGAAAAGGCGCATACGCCAGGTGCTATCGCTACTAGTGCCAGTGGCTATTACATGAAGGCCAAACTGGACAGCAAAGACTGGAGTGCAGCGGAAATGCTGCCGGTAGCGGGTACAGACAGAGTATTGGGTAAAAACAATGGTGAATCTATCAGTATTCCCGTAGATACGCGGCAGTTAAAGTCGGGTGCTGTTATTTCCTTTGGGGAAGGAAATGCCGTTGATCTCTCCACAAACGATGATGTAGGGATATGGGCCGGAAAAAGCGGTGAGATGACCATAACAAAAATGGACAAGGACTGGATAGAAGGAACTTTTCACTTTACGGCCACCAGTAGCCGTTCTTCGCGGCAGCTGGCCGTAACGGATGGCGTTTTCCGGGTAGCCATGCCCGCCTCCGGAAACGAATAG